Part of the Chelmon rostratus isolate fCheRos1 chromosome 10, fCheRos1.pri, whole genome shotgun sequence genome is shown below.
gatgtcatgttttattgaacCAACAGTCCGTAACCCAAATATATTAATTTAGAATAAAGTTagacacagagaagcagcaaatcttcacatctgAGACGCTAAAAAATCAAGTCCAAACTGTCCAAAAAATACTTCTGGACTGTTCACCCTGATATAAAATACAGTAGAGAAAAACAGGAACTAGTGAATTTGCTAGTGAACTAGTGAATGCTAAATTGACAAAATTAATTTCAGATAAAAAGATCTATTTTGCGCTGCTTTTTCAACCTTTAATCAGTATCTTATATTCCATTCGTAATGTTGTGCCTTCATTGCAGTCACTTTCAAGAGATTATTCAACATGAAACTGGGACTGACAGTGTTTCTCTTGGGAAGGGTTGAGTGTCTCACATCCCGGGTGTCAAATGTCCGTGTCCTCTCTTAGGTGACCACAGACTTACACCACGTGCTGGTCAGCAACGGATACCAGCTGGACTGTCGAGGTGTTGTCAAGGTGAAGGGGAAGGGGGAGATGACCACTTACTTCCTCACCAGCGGTCCCCCGGGCAGTTAACAACAGGGAGGCCGACCGCAGCGCGACTCCCACTGCGCTGACAGGAcagagactgcagagagactgagtgTTCAGCTCAGCGATGAGCACCGGGGCGCGGTGCGAACACACTGGGGGACAGCGCAGACGAGCCTGGCCCGTTTGTATGCTGTCATGTACTCAGATGCACACATGTAGGACGTTGTCCGTGTTTGGAGGCTTTTTCCCAAGCTGCTCGAGAGCTCACGAAGCCCCAGTTGCCTTAGAACGGAAGTGGCTATGCTTGTGTTTATGAGCAATAGTACAAGTATTTCATCTGGAGTAGTTATTTATTTTCGTGCGGATGGATTTTTGTGATGACTTTCTataaaaagaatatatatatataattatatatatatatgtatgttacTCAAAAGAAAATATGCAAGGACAACATGAAGGATGAAAATGACCAAAGAACAAATGTTtgatatgaaacacacactaaTGATTCTGTACCGTAATACGTACAGTAACCTTAAGTAATTTATTCATCTTTTGACAGCAAAGGCCACGGTAACGTCACTGTCGTTGATAGTGACGAgcacttctttttttgttgttgtggacTCGTTCATGAAGGGAAAAACACATGCGCAGATAGAAAACACTCACAATAACCTTGGCTGTGTTTCTTATCAGGGCCTTCTTTGTCTCTTCCAGCCTGTGATTAGCCGCAGTCTGGACACAATGCTGTTTGTGGTTTACCGAAATGTACGGTTGATTACTCGCTCCCTGCAGTGTATTTTTGGTTCAAGGCAAAAACAAGATGTAAGAAATGAAGGAAGAACAGTTGCATTAGTATCACGGTACTGAAGAGAGATTGTTAAACTGTTATGAAACATTttatattagtgtgtgtgtgtgtgtgtgtgtgtgtgagtaccctatgtgtgggtgtttgggtgtgtgtgtatgggtgtgaAAACACATGGCTGAATGCTGATCTTTATCTATAAAGGGGCATACTGTAACTTTTCACTGTGAGGTTTTTATGATACTGTATGATGATGCTTTCTTGCCAAACTGGTTGCTGCAAGGCATGTTTTCTATTATTCTTCGGAGTTGTGAGCCCATTCCTGATTTCTTGTGTCAAAATGATCCTTTGAAGAGAATTATATCTACAGCGCCTTTTATTGGACTGTGATTTTGACTGATTTAATTCCAACCTAAATAGACAAAAGTCTACGAAACATATATTTTGGATTGTGTTACACCACGTGAGCGTAAACTGGCTTCCTGACGGCTTTAGGATTAACTCTATACAGGAATTCTCTGTCTGATCACGAATATTGCCTTGAGATTATGCAGTTCCAAGGTCCACATACTTAATGGACCAACATTCACAACTTTACACAACAGTATTTGACCCTAGCTGGTTGTATTTGGCACATGGTGGCTTGAAATCCCTCAAAATTAATTGTTTAAATcaaaaatgacatgaatgtatgtaataattaatatttttgtcCACAATGAAACTACTACTGAAGAAAACCACTCTTTACGTTGCCTTTGGTATTGAGGAAGGAGCTTAATCATTGAACTAGAGGACAAATTGATTGGACTCCATGTCTGCTGAAAAGTGAAGGTGTATTTTGTATTTGGACAAGCTTTACACCTGGTGTGCTCACTTTTCTGCCTGAGTCAAAAATGCTGCCTTCATAGGCTACAAAAAAAGGTCGTCACTTTCGCTTATCCCTCTCTGTCCTTACAATGAAAGGTCAACTGAACACTGTTGCATTTTCCTCTAAAAGGTTGCGTTTAGGAAATAGTGCAATGATTGATCTGATTCATTTCCCCATGAATAAGAAATTAATAAAtggctgtttttgcattgattgtgtttatttcttttaattgttCCTGCTGATGCTCTTGTAGGTATGACTGTGAAATAGATTTTACATAAGAGAGCCAGCGCCTACCTTCAATTTGTTCTTAATAACCTGTGTTGAGAAGaataaatagtaaaaaaaaaaaaagaaaggaagaagctatattattattattgctgttttagAAAGGGGCAGTGAATATTACAGACATCAAACACTTCTTCcccagcagctgaaaaaaatattatttcacAACATAGCTTTAGCCTGCTTAGAGGTGCTTTATTTGTCTGGCTTTAATTTAGCTCTCATGTCAATCAGCAGCCTGCAATCAAGATTTCTCCTCGTGTCAGTAACCTGAGAGacgcctccttctcctcttctgaaTAAATCAGTCTACAGTTTCAAGAGGGTGATACAGGAGAGAGTATTTAATTGCGTGtacatgaataatgaatttcTGTTGAGGTAATGGCAATGTTCACTTACAGCACTCTATGCTGAACATTAATTAAGCGACATAAATTCCCCCTAATCCCTGATGAAAAAGCACTAATGTTACAATAATAGGCTGATGACACAGGGACTGGTAACGTGTCTCTAATGCACACTAGAATACtagttttatgtttgtttttaacattatttttttttggtatcTCTTTAAAATATAGTATATTTCCAGCAGCTTCATATCTTCTATATTTGAACTTTTACCAATAATTTTTTTGGGACTGTTaaatttttctttatttgtatttgtatttattttgtagttCTGAGtacttttgatgtttttccGCATTTTGATGCCTATTGTATACACGCTCGCGTAGGCGCTCGTGCTGCACGGAAATAATTCCGCTGAGGACGCGCGCGGCCAGCAGAGGACTCGCTCCAGCTAATCATTTCAACAAATGGCACCTGCTCGGTTCAAAGGAAAAGCCGGGAGGCCACGGAACTGCTGCGTCCTGGTTCGCTCTAAAGTCCACTCTGAAAACTTCAAGAAACCGGAGAGACCGCCGCGCGCTCACTTGGCATCTTTCCACACGAATAAAGAAATATCAGATCAACCGGAACAGGTTGTAAGCGACGGCTGCTCGTCAGTTTTAGGTGAGTGGCGGCATTTTCGAGAGATAGAAACTATTTAATATTCACCTTTAAGCAACGGCTCCGTCTCATTTTTTGTGTTGCTGGCTGTCAGGTCTTATTCGCCCGTCAAATATGTGATTTCTTGAGCGGCTAGAAGAGATTAGACGTGATATTCGGTGGGTTTACATGCTCTGAATGGAAGCAGAACAGTTTCAGTCACCTCTTCCCCTTTCATTGTGCTACACTGCGTCGATTAGCACGGTGACTTTTGTAAGTGCTCAGCATCTTTTATTGCCCACAGTTTGTCTACTTGTGCTTCAAGTCCCTTTGATATGTAgagaaatgcaaatatttgtatAAATGATCTTTCTGACAACACTTGTGGCttcctgaaaatacaaaaagttGGCCCAATTGGGCATAATGGTGTTTTGGCAGTAATTTCAGATTTGCAGACCCATACAATATCAAATAAAATTTTTAGGTTTGCTTCCTCTTACTGTAACTGTGTGCCAACAAACTGGACTAACTGGTTGCACATCAGACAAATGCAAAGTGGACTGTGGCTGTTTCCCTTTTCTGGAACACCAAAAGAGTGTCCTCTTGAATCAATTATGAGGGAGGCTGGCTTGAGAATTGAGTAAATTAATTATGACCAAGTAAGAGTGAGTCTCTAACTGAACAGTGACTACCTAAGGACACGCAGCTGTCCCAACGCTGCAATGATATCCTGTTTCCCATAGCAGGAAACAGCCTCTTATTGTGCCAAGGCTGCGCAATGTTATGGTCCTGTCACGCTCCACGTAGCAAAGTCTAGTTCCTGCTGCAGATGATGGATGATCATTACTGGCAAGCTGTCTTTGGAGCAGGTGTCTAAGCAAGGTGTAGTGCGTCACTTATTAACCAGCGTGGGAGATGCAGTTTGAGACAGCAGTGTCCCAGCCCACCTGATGCCACGTGGGTCCTGGAGGACTGTGGCCGGAGCAGGTGAATTCAGGTGTTTACTTAGAggtgtggtgtgtttgttcactctctccacctccctgttCTCTCCACCCGCCCAGTGGGACTGTGTCttgaagggagggagggagggagggagggaggaaggagtgAGGTTGGTTAGATCACCTGCTGCTATGACACTTGCTCGGATATACAAACCGGTTTAAGGGATTTTTCTTTTGCCTGTCGTCCTTTTATGCAACAAGAATAACTTGCTGAATGTTTGGCAAGTAAAGGCAGGTAAGGGTTACAGAGGAGTGGGTCGGCTCAAACCCTCCCAtaacatgcacaaacattttgCTGTCAGCTTCTGGGGAAttagttttgctttttctgctttcaaCAGCCTTGAGGACCCCCATCCTGAAACATGCGTATGTTCCTACGCCGGCGTATGTCCCCCCTAAAGCTGGTGCTCCTTGGTGGGACTGTCTTCATGGTGGTCCTGGTGGTTCTTCAGAGGGATGTTGGGTCTTCACCTGCTGATGACCCCTGGTttcaggagctggtggacaAGAAGGACAAGGTGATGGTAATGGTCCGAGACGCTGTCAACAACTTCGGCTTCCAAATCGGAGCGCCACAGCCACCATCAAGACAGGAGCAGCCCACCCAGGACATCAACTGCCCCTCTGGGTTCTACACTCAGGCTGAGCTCAAACCTCACCTGGAGAGACTGCCCCAGGACCCTAGAAGCCCCGGGGCTGATGGGAAGGCATTTCAGAAAGACCACATGTccccagaggaggagaaggaaaaggaggagggtaTGACACGGCACTGTTTCAACCAGTTTGCCAGCGACCGCATCTCGCTTAGCCGTAGTCTTGGGGATGACACAAGGCCTCCAGAGTAAGAACATGTTCTCAAAATAAGCTGAGATAGCTTGGACTAATCACTGTTTTACCAACAAGTGTGCTGACATGTACACAGCAGGCCAGATAATACCTCGGGTCTCAGCTGGGGTCATGCTCAGGGCAGTAAattatttacatgtattttcaTATTGCGCTCTCCCTTATCCTGTCAAATCACTTCCCATAGCAACAGGCACATGCCAGTGTCCTGCATTACTGACACTGAGGCGTTACCAGTGTTGTAAATACTTTCACTCGTTGTAAGCTTTTTTATCCAACTCGACATCTCAACATATCGCAAGCTCGATAGCCCTTGGGCTATTTGCTTTGTTGAacttgactttttaaatgaacCGATTGTTTGGCTGTTTGTACATGGCACTATTTAAAGTGCCTGTGGGCAGACCTTGAATATCTCAGCAAACAATAGTCTATTATATGTGGCACTGAAAGGCTGTCTGTGACTTTCACacttccctgtctctctttgtgttttgacaTGACTCGCGTCGCTCAGGTGTGTGGACAGAAAGTTTCGACGCTGCCCTCGTCTGCCTACCACCAGTGTTATTATTGTCTTCCACAATGAGGCTTGGTCCACCCTCCTCAGGACGGTCTACAGCGTCCTGCACACTTCTCCTGCTATCCTGCTCAAAGAGATCATCTTGGTAGATGACGCCAGTGTTGCAGGTGTGTGCATTTCCGATACTGAAAATGGATGTAATGGATTCAGTGttgacattattatttatttaagatgTGAAGATAACATTCAACACTCACTGTAACAGCTGAGTATGTTTCACAGAAAAGTTGGACAGTGAAGAGACATTTCTTAACAACATGATAGAAAATCACAAGGTAGCTCTGGTGGGTTAGCTCTTAAAAAGGCATGCAACAGGTGCAGAGCACAAACAGGGAACATATCGTTCAAGTAATTTGTTGATTAACTTTTGGTTTGTCAAGTGTTTTTAGGGCAGCATTTCAAGCACTTCTTTGATAAGATAACCCAGAATGATTTTAGCCTTGGATTTttaacaaagcacacacagtaATAGATAGGTGGGGTTTTACAGGCAGCGCAAGAAGTTTGAGTGTAACATGCAGGGAGACAGTAGTTAACAGAGTCATAAATATGAATGACCCTGTGGATTTTACAATGTGCACACAGCCGTGACATACAAATTACAGTGAGCACCAGCTTGACAAGTTTACAGTCATCTCAGTGAGTGACAGGGGggttattataaaaaaaagtctatcGTTGATGTACAGAGTGCAGCTTTGCAATATGTTTGCATAGGAAAGTGTTTTACAGCTGAACATGTCAgtgctgtacacacactgtcacatattattgttcaacagcagcataattgatttgtctgtaaatgtttgttatAATACAGGAAAAGTGTAAAACATCATGACGTAAAGTTGAATCTCATCTAAAATGCAGATCAGGTTCACTACAGTGTTTCAAGTAACACCAACAGAGCTGGCAGCTACTGTCTTAGGTGTGAATTCATTTCAGTCCCTGCACcagaagaaaatgaatcacCACAGATAGACAAATCATTGTCTtctaatgtgtttgtgttgatttatCAGGTCTGTTTTGCAAGCCGTTTTTTGACCTTATATACACACTCCATAATATTTGACACTAGTTTGACCAGCCCTGTAGAGTAAAGCAGACAATGATAAGTCATTCACACTGCTACATGCATGGTCGGATACTTAAATTTAGTGTTATCCACCTATTGACTGAGCTTGAAATGTCCTCTGTCAGTTCTCTCTTTAGATAATGAACCCTCACCCTCAGCTGTATGTGTACAGTTGCTTTTATAACCAAACTTCCCTTTTTgctagcagagcagcagcatgctgTCAATGTTTAGAAGTGGTTGGTGGACTTACTTAGACCGAAACTTATGACAAATGTGCGGCATGCATTGTGGTCATAGTTGCTTTGAGAAGGGAAGTGTGACCTAGTTTTACTGGCAACGTTTCCACTTGGTTGCTATTTCTTCTGACATTGATCTCACAGTTGTAACTAatgtttagttgtttttttattcttctccGAGGcagcaaattgtttttttaaacaccaGGCTGAAGATAATTGTGTCACTGACCACACAAGTTTGAAGTCCCTGTGGTTCAAAGTGAAACCGAATAAGAGCTGCACCACTGGCACTCACTGAAGACAACACTTGCACCTGGACagcttttgttttacattaagAGGACATAGACacaataatgttgtttttattcccTCAGAGCACCTGAAGAGTCAACTGGAGGAATATGTGCAACAACTGAAGATTGTCCACGTAGtgaggcagcaggagaggaagggcCTCATCACTGCCAGGCTTCTGGGTGCTAGTATCGCTCAGGGCGAAGTGCTAACCTTTCTCGACGCACACTGtaaggcacacacacaaccacagcaTTGCATTAGTCCCAGTGGCCATTTTAAGCATCTGTGTGTAATTCATTGGGATAACTAGGGGAAATAAGGGTTAATGTGTTGTTTCCAAGCCTAACTATAAATGTACATACTGCAACAAGCAATCATGTTTGCTATAATTCCCAAAATAGTTTGTTTCTGTCGTGCAGCATCAGATCTATTTTAAACAAGCGGCAGCTGGAAGacatctccctctgtcttcagCCACCTGCCATTGGCAGTGATTAGGTCCAgttatgttgtatttttgctGTGTTACTTTTTAACCAGTTTTTCTCCACCTGCATGTTATAAATCATCATATCGAGTTATACCTACTTTAACCTCAACATATATTATGACTTTGGTGATGTTGCAGAGCAGTGATGCAAAAAATGTACCAAATAATTTGGACACAAGTGCTACATGCTAAATGTAATGTACCAGCATGTTCATGAAGCCATGGTTTGCCCCATCATAACTGTCTACACCTGAAACTGATTAGGAGCAGTTAATAGATTCTATGTAAAGAAATGGGTATTGATATCTGTCCTTCCTGTCATGTCTAGGCGAGTGTTTCCATGGTTGGCTCGAGCCCCTGTTGGCCCGCATCGTTGAGGAACCCACTGCAGTGGTTAGTCCTGAGATCACCACCATTGACCTTAACACCTTCCAGTTCAACAGGCCTGTGGCGACAAACCGCGCTTTCAACAGAGGTAACTTTGACTGGAGCCTGACTTTCGGCTGGGAGCCGATTCCTGAGGATGCGAAGAGGCTGCGCAAGGATGAAACCTACCCTGTAAAGTAAGAAGGATCGTGTTGGTTTCACTTAGAATATCCTGAATCATTTAAGTGTCTAAAGCTTTTGCATCTGCCTGTGAACATTTCAGAACCCCTACCTTTGCTGGAGGCCTCTTCTCCATCTTGAAGACGTACTTTGAACACATTGGAACATACGATGACAAGATGGAGATCTGGGGTGGTGAAAATGTGGAGATGTCTTTCAGGGTCAGTCTCTTGATCTTATTATTTAATAAGTCTCAATGTCCTTACCAAGTTAATCTGAATTACCTGTGTCAAATGTGGTTCACAGGTGTGGCAGTGTGGGGGTCAGTTAGAGATCATCCCTTGTTCTGTGGTGGGCCATGTCTTTCGCACCAAGAGCCCCCACACCTTCCCCAAGGGCACAGAGGTCATCACTCGCAACCAGGTGCGCCTGGCTGAGGTCTGGATGGATGATTACAAGAAGATCTACTATCGCCGCAATAACAATGCTGCAACTATGGCCAGAGAGGTCAGTGTGACCTGCTGATAAGAATAACAGTGTCCAGATATAGAAAGCACAGGGATATAATGCAATTTAGCCCCTTTATAGGCAGCCCCCGTGATGTAACAAGTTGATCATGTAATCATAAGTGATTGTTTAGATTGTTTCTCAGAGTTTTAAATTCATTCTCTTTACTGTTATAGAATAAGTATGGGGACATCTCTGATCGTCTGAAATTGAGAGAGAGGCTTCAGTGCAAGAACTTCACCTGGTATTTAAACACAGTCTACCCAGAGGCCTTCATTCCAGACTTAACCCCAGAAAAGTTCGGAGCAGTGAGTCAcgtttccctttgtcttgtCTGTATGTGGATATCGACAATATAACACGCCTCACAAGTTGCATAACTGCAGCTGTATCTcactgttattttgtgtttgcaCCAGATTAGAAACTCAGGATCTAATACCTGTCTGG
Proteins encoded:
- the galnt6 gene encoding polypeptide N-acetylgalactosaminyltransferase 6, giving the protein MRMFLRRRMSPLKLVLLGGTVFMVVLVVLQRDVGSSPADDPWFQELVDKKDKVMVMVRDAVNNFGFQIGAPQPPSRQEQPTQDINCPSGFYTQAELKPHLERLPQDPRSPGADGKAFQKDHMSPEEEKEKEEGMTRHCFNQFASDRISLSRSLGDDTRPPECVDRKFRRCPRLPTTSVIIVFHNEAWSTLLRTVYSVLHTSPAILLKEIILVDDASVAEHLKSQLEEYVQQLKIVHVVRQQERKGLITARLLGASIAQGEVLTFLDAHCECFHGWLEPLLARIVEEPTAVVSPEITTIDLNTFQFNRPVATNRAFNRGNFDWSLTFGWEPIPEDAKRLRKDETYPVKTPTFAGGLFSILKTYFEHIGTYDDKMEIWGGENVEMSFRVWQCGGQLEIIPCSVVGHVFRTKSPHTFPKGTEVITRNQVRLAEVWMDDYKKIYYRRNNNAATMARENKYGDISDRLKLRERLQCKNFTWYLNTVYPEAFIPDLTPEKFGAIRNSGSNTCLDVGENNQGGKPLIMYQCHNMGGNQYFEYSSHKELRHNIGKQLCLHATPQLEPVKIDLCQRKGKGTSLAPQQEWIFTEENLLRNPSSGQCLRLKGDQIQMDYCNGADLFQHWTFS